One segment of Carassius auratus strain Wakin chromosome 2, ASM336829v1, whole genome shotgun sequence DNA contains the following:
- the LOC113112917 gene encoding CMRF35-like molecule 7, which produces MARPLILFGVLLYTAGTLSMKTLDRVTLREGGSITIPCLYDNQYKQNTKYWCEGYFWNSCKITASTNAIGKWTITDYPADSIFTVKLHNLKSSDSGYYWCAVEIGNNEEPDDKKNLYVTVKKAPDVSVVSSSVSGHEGGDISVQCFYSSGYQNEVKQWCRYKDQSCYTVGRTNTSQNSSVQISDDGRRSFTVLMTGLRLTDSGWYYCSAGDLQAPVQLNVSDVVTTEGFVRNSFPKPAVSTDTSTEKNMPHREEHFCLSQN; this is translated from the exons ATGGCTCGTCCTCTGATTCTCTTTGGTGTTTTACTTTACACCGCAG GAACTTTGAGCATGAAGACATTGGATCGTGTAACTTTAAGAGAAGGAGGAAGCATTACAATCCCCTGTCTGTATGACAATCagtataaacaaaacacaaaatactgGTGTGAAGGTTATTTTTGGAATTCTTGCAAAATTACAGCAAGTACAAATGCTATAGGGAAATGGACAATAACTGATTATCCAGCAGACAGTATTTTTACTGTGAAACTCCACAATCTGAAATCCTCAGACTCTGGATATTATTGGTGTGCTGTAGAGATCGGAAATAATGAAGAAccagatgacaaaaaaaatttgTATGTAACTGTTAAAAAAG CTCCTGATGTGTCTGTGGTGAGCAGCAGTGTATCTGGACATGAAGGTGGTGATATCAGTGTTCAGTGTTTCTACAGTTCTGGATATCAGAATGAAGTCAAACAGTGGTGCAGATATAAAGATCAGAGCTGTTACACAGTGGGGAGGACTAACACATCCCAGAATTCATCAGTCCAGATCAGTGATGATGGGAGAAGATCCTTCACTGTGCTGATGACTGGACTGAGACTCACTGATTCTGGCTGGTACTACTGTTCTGCTGGAGATCTGCAGGCTCCTGTTCAACTTAATGTCTCTG ATGTTGTGACCACAGAAGGATTTGTTAGAAATAg TTTTCCTAAACCAG CTGTTAGCACAGACACCAGCACTGAGAAGAACAT GCCGCACAGAGAGGAGCATTTCTGTCTGTCACAGAATTAG